Proteins found in one Neofelis nebulosa isolate mNeoNeb1 chromosome 3, mNeoNeb1.pri, whole genome shotgun sequence genomic segment:
- the LOC131506597 gene encoding uncharacterized protein LOC131506597 isoform X3, with protein sequence MWPRGQGGGGGADVKTASRRGKGSRGTRARPRPSPLRRFPRSNRPSPAGRFLALPSSAPGRPPHLLAAPDLAAGAPGSGKLQAERITATAARRQRQPHGPGFLEDPFLSGSRTATRLLPVRVTARSRGAHAVGAEGREARREGWGCARGGACAPMIGMECSALPRVMTRGQLASESAGGDSGVREVKVGSSN encoded by the coding sequence ATGTGGCCGCGCGGCCaaggcggcgggggcggcgcggACGTGAAGACCGCCAGCAGGCGCGGGAAGGGCTCCCGGGGCACAAGGGCTCGTCCGCGGCCCTCGCCGCTCCGCCGCTTCCCACGCTCCAACCGTCCCAGCCCCGCCGGCCGCTTCCTCGCCCTCCCCTCGTCCGCGCCGGGAAGGCCGCCTCACCTGCTCGCAGCGCCCGACTTGGCGGCCGGGGCTCCTGGCAGCGGGAAGCTGCAAGCGGAACGCATCACGGCCACCGCAgcgcggcggcagcggcagccaCACGGACCCGGCTTCCTGGAGGATCCGTTCCTTTCCGGGAGCCGCACCGCCACCCGGCTCTTGCCCGTGCGCGTCACCGCCCGCTCCCGGGGCGCGCACGCCgtgggggcggaggggagagAAGCGCGGCGCGAGGGGTGGGGCTGCGCCAGGGGCGGGGCCTGTGCCCCGATGATTGGCATGGAGTGCAGCGCTCTTCCCAGGGTAATGACCCGCGGGCAGCTCGCCTCTGAGAGTGCGGGAGGTGACAGCGGTGTCAGAGAAGTAAAG